In Eleutherodactylus coqui strain aEleCoq1 chromosome 4, aEleCoq1.hap1, whole genome shotgun sequence, the following are encoded in one genomic region:
- the LOC136624511 gene encoding zinc finger protein 271-like isoform X2, with protein MERNRDKMAEGIFTLTLEILFRLTGEDYTVVKKTSSDDCQEIDEQKILELTNKMIELLTGEVPIRCQDVTVYFSMEEWEYLEGHQDLYKDVMMEDHQSPPLPGRISKRTAAERCPYPSLSQDDQLVNPDEDPIPIDATETHVRGDQPCKEGIPTDDPPGETTCREESPRLRSPDDKTRNSKGHLISTDYEVEDPGIIQDTNEKPAIIPNMPSALHSKNLSSDPSKQVPSSDSLKNVKQNKIYGTDVEQQRVHTEERPYSCSECGKSFNNKSDLVKHQRIHTGEKPYSCSECGKCFNQKSNLVLHQRNHTGEKPYSCSECGKCFNRKSNLLLHQRIHTGEKPFSCSECGKCFNNKSNLVLHQRNHTGEKPYSCSECGKRFNQKSSLVLHQRIHTGENPHSCSECGKCFNKKSSLVLHQIIHTGEKPYSCSECGKCFKLKSNLVLHQRIHTREKPHSCSECGKCFNQKSSLVLHQRIHTGEKPYSCSECGKCFNKKSNLVLHQRIHTREKPHSCSECGKCFNQKSSLVLHQRIHTGEKPYSCSECGKCFNKKSNLVLHQRIHTGEKPFSCSECGKCFNQKSSLVLHQIIHTGEKPFSCSECGKCFRRKSHLAVHERIHTGEKPYSCSECGKCFNQKSSLVLHQRIHTGEKPYSCSECGKCFNKKSNLVLHQRIHTREKPHSCSECGKCFNQKSSLVLHQIIHTGEKPFSCSECGKCFRRKSHLAVHERIHTGEKTFSCSECGKCFNRKSSLVLHQRIHTR; from the exons atggagaggaaccgggacaagatggcggagggtatattcaccctcaccctagagatactcttccggcttacaggagag gattacacggtagtgaagaagacttctagtgacgaCTGTCAG GAGATCGATgaacagaagatcctagaactcaccaacaagatgattgagctgctgactggagag gttcctataaggtgtcaggacgtcactgtctatttctccatggaggagtgggagtatttagaaggacaccaggatctgtacaaggacgtcatgatggaggaccaccagtcccccccattaccag gtagaatcagtaagagaacagcagcggagaggtgtccCTATCCTTCTCtttcacaggatgatcag cttgtgaatccggatgaagatccgatccctattgatgctacagagacacatgtgaggggggatcagccgtgtaaggaggggattcctacagatgaccccccaggtgagactacatgtagagaagagtct ccgcgcttgcgcagtccgg ATGACAAAACTAGAAACTCCAAAGGACATCTGATATCAACAGATTATGAAGTGGAAGATCCTGGTATCATACAAGATACAAATGAAAAGCCGGCTATTATCCCAAATatgccctcagcccttcacagcaaaaatctatcttctgatccttctaaacaggttccatcttctgattcattgaagaatgttaaacaaaataaaatttacGGAACAGATGTTGAACAACAAAGAGTTCACACAGAGGagaggccatattcatgttctgaatgtgggaaatcttttaacaataaatcagatcttgttaaacatcagagaattcatacaggggaaaagccatattcatgttcagaatgtgggaaatgttttaaccaaaaatcaaatcttgtgttacatcagagaaatcacacaggggagaagccatattcatgttctgagtgtggtaaatgttttaaccgaaaatcaaatcttttgttacatcagagaattcacacaggggagaagccattttcatgttctgaatgtgggaaatgttttaacaataaatcaaatcttgtgttacatcagagaaatcacacaggggagaagccatattcatgttctgagtgtgggaaacgttttaaccaaaaatcaagtcttgtgttacatcagagaattcacacaggggagaatccacattcttgttctgaatgtgggaaatgttttaacaaaaaatcaagtcttgttttacatcagataattcacacaggagagaagccatattcatgttctgaatgtgggaaatgttttaagctaaaatcaaatcttgtgttacatcagagaattcacacgagGGAAAAGCCccattcttgttctgaatgtgggaaatgttttaaccaaaaatcaagtcttgttttacatcagagaattcacacaggagagaagccatattcatgttctgaatgtgggaaatgttttaacaaaaagtcaaatcttgtgttacatcagagaattcacacgagGGAAAAGCCccattcttgttctgaatgtgggaaatgttttaaccaaaaatcaagtcttgttttacatcagagaattcacacaggagagaagccatattcatgttctgaatgtgggaaatgttttaacaaaaagtcaaatcttgtgttacatcagagaattcacacaggggagaagccattttcttgttctgaatgtggaaaatgttttaaccaaaaatcaagtcttgttttacatcagataattcacacaggggagaagccattttcatgttctgaatgtgggaaatgttttagacgaaaatcacatcttgctgtacatgagagaattcacacaggagagaagccatattcatgttctgaatgtgggaaatgttttaaccaaaaatcaagtcttgttttacatcagagaattcacacaggagagaagccatattcatgttctgaatgtgggaaatgttttaacaaaaagtcaaatcttgtgttacatcagagaattcacacgagGGAAAAGCCccattcttgttctgaatgtggaaaatgttttaaccaaaaatcaagtcttgttttacatcagataattcacacaggggagaagccattttcatgttctgaatgtgggaaatgttttagacgaaaatcacatcttgctgtacatgagagaattcacacaggggagaagacattttcatgttctgaatgtgggaaatgttttaaccgaaaatcaagtcttgtgttacatcagagaattcacacaaggtAG
- the LOC136624511 gene encoding zinc finger protein 271-like isoform X1, translating into MERNRDKMAEGIFTLTLEILFRLTGEDYTVVKKTSSDDCQAPVSDRLGRPLSPITGPPPHSLLLEEIDEQKILELTNKMIELLTGEVPIRCQDVTVYFSMEEWEYLEGHQDLYKDVMMEDHQSPPLPGRISKRTAAERCPYPSLSQDDQLVNPDEDPIPIDATETHVRGDQPCKEGIPTDDPPDDKTRNSKGHLISTDYEVEDPGIIQDTNEKPAIIPNMPSALHSKNLSSDPSKQVPSSDSLKNVKQNKIYGTDVEQQRVHTEERPYSCSECGKSFNNKSDLVKHQRIHTGEKPYSCSECGKCFNQKSNLVLHQRNHTGEKPYSCSECGKCFNRKSNLLLHQRIHTGEKPFSCSECGKCFNNKSNLVLHQRNHTGEKPYSCSECGKRFNQKSSLVLHQRIHTGENPHSCSECGKCFNKKSSLVLHQIIHTGEKPYSCSECGKCFKLKSNLVLHQRIHTREKPHSCSECGKCFNQKSSLVLHQRIHTGEKPYSCSECGKCFNKKSNLVLHQRIHTREKPHSCSECGKCFNQKSSLVLHQRIHTGEKPYSCSECGKCFNKKSNLVLHQRIHTGEKPFSCSECGKCFNQKSSLVLHQIIHTGEKPFSCSECGKCFRRKSHLAVHERIHTGEKPYSCSECGKCFNQKSSLVLHQRIHTGEKPYSCSECGKCFNKKSNLVLHQRIHTREKPHSCSECGKCFNQKSSLVLHQIIHTGEKPFSCSECGKCFRRKSHLAVHERIHTGEKTFSCSECGKCFNRKSSLVLHQRIHTR; encoded by the exons atggagaggaaccgggacaagatggcggagggtatattcaccctcaccctagagatactcttccggcttacaggagag gattacacggtagtgaagaagacttctagtgacgaCTGTCAGGCCCCAGTATCTGATAGATTGGGAAGACCCCTTagtccaatcacagggcctccacctcactccCTGTTACTTGAGGAGATCGATgaacagaagatcctagaactcaccaacaagatgattgagctgctgactggagag gttcctataaggtgtcaggacgtcactgtctatttctccatggaggagtgggagtatttagaaggacaccaggatctgtacaaggacgtcatgatggaggaccaccagtcccccccattaccag gtagaatcagtaagagaacagcagcggagaggtgtccCTATCCTTCTCtttcacaggatgatcag cttgtgaatccggatgaagatccgatccctattgatgctacagagacacatgtgaggggggatcagccgtgtaaggaggggattcctacagatgaccccccag ATGACAAAACTAGAAACTCCAAAGGACATCTGATATCAACAGATTATGAAGTGGAAGATCCTGGTATCATACAAGATACAAATGAAAAGCCGGCTATTATCCCAAATatgccctcagcccttcacagcaaaaatctatcttctgatccttctaaacaggttccatcttctgattcattgaagaatgttaaacaaaataaaatttacGGAACAGATGTTGAACAACAAAGAGTTCACACAGAGGagaggccatattcatgttctgaatgtgggaaatcttttaacaataaatcagatcttgttaaacatcagagaattcatacaggggaaaagccatattcatgttcagaatgtgggaaatgttttaaccaaaaatcaaatcttgtgttacatcagagaaatcacacaggggagaagccatattcatgttctgagtgtggtaaatgttttaaccgaaaatcaaatcttttgttacatcagagaattcacacaggggagaagccattttcatgttctgaatgtgggaaatgttttaacaataaatcaaatcttgtgttacatcagagaaatcacacaggggagaagccatattcatgttctgagtgtgggaaacgttttaaccaaaaatcaagtcttgtgttacatcagagaattcacacaggggagaatccacattcttgttctgaatgtgggaaatgttttaacaaaaaatcaagtcttgttttacatcagataattcacacaggagagaagccatattcatgttctgaatgtgggaaatgttttaagctaaaatcaaatcttgtgttacatcagagaattcacacgagGGAAAAGCCccattcttgttctgaatgtgggaaatgttttaaccaaaaatcaagtcttgttttacatcagagaattcacacaggagagaagccatattcatgttctgaatgtgggaaatgttttaacaaaaagtcaaatcttgtgttacatcagagaattcacacgagGGAAAAGCCccattcttgttctgaatgtgggaaatgttttaaccaaaaatcaagtcttgttttacatcagagaattcacacaggagagaagccatattcatgttctgaatgtgggaaatgttttaacaaaaagtcaaatcttgtgttacatcagagaattcacacaggggagaagccattttcttgttctgaatgtggaaaatgttttaaccaaaaatcaagtcttgttttacatcagataattcacacaggggagaagccattttcatgttctgaatgtgggaaatgttttagacgaaaatcacatcttgctgtacatgagagaattcacacaggagagaagccatattcatgttctgaatgtgggaaatgttttaaccaaaaatcaagtcttgttttacatcagagaattcacacaggagagaagccatattcatgttctgaatgtgggaaatgttttaacaaaaagtcaaatcttgtgttacatcagagaattcacacgagGGAAAAGCCccattcttgttctgaatgtggaaaatgttttaaccaaaaatcaagtcttgttttacatcagataattcacacaggggagaagccattttcatgttctgaatgtgggaaatgttttagacgaaaatcacatcttgctgtacatgagagaattcacacaggggagaagacattttcatgttctgaatgtgggaaatgttttaaccgaaaatcaagtcttgtgttacatcagagaattcacacaaggtAG